The window CGCTCTGGAAGAAGGGCACGCCCGAACACATCATGCGCTGGCCGAGTCCGTGGGGCGACGGCTATCCGGGCTGGCACGTGGAGTGCAGCGCGATGAGCATGAAATACCTCGGCGAGACCATCGATATCCACGGCGGCGGCGTTGAAAACATGTTCCCGCACCACGAGGACGAAATCGCTCAAAGCGAGGCCGCAACAGGGCATCCCTTCGTTCATTACTGGGTGCATAACGGCTCTCTGAAGATTGACGGCGTCAAGATGAGCAAGAGCCTGGGGAACTTTATCACCGTGACCCAGGCGTTGGAGAAGTGGCCGGCGGAAGTGCTTCGCCTGTTCTTCCTGAGCAGCCACTACCGCAGCATGACGGACTTCAGTGACGAAGCCATCGAGGCCGCGCGCAAAGGGTACGACCGGCTGACGACCGCCCTCGCGCACGCGACGCGGCTGGCCGGCGACGCGGAACCGGCCCCGAGCGCGGTTTCGGAGGCAGCCTGGGAGCGCTTCCGGACCGCGATGGACGATGACTTCAACACACCCGTGGCGGTCTCCGTACTGTTCGAGCTGGCCTCTGAGATTAACAAGACGGCGCCGGGGGACAATCGCGGGCTGGCGGCCCTCCGCGCCGCGCTCCTGCAGATCGGCGCGGTGCTGGGCCTGACGTTTGAGACAGTGTCCGCCGTCGGCGACGCCGGCATCGAGCGTCTGATGGCCCTGATTCTCGATATGCGGCAGAAGGCGCGCGCGGAGAAGGACTGGGGCGCGGCGGACCAGATCCGCGATGCCCTGAAGGAAGCGGGCATTGTTGTGGAGGATGGCCCGGACGGATCGATCTGGCGCAGGAGTTAGGCACTCCGTGGCGGAGCGACAGGTGTGCGGCGCCATCCTTCAACACGCATCCCCTGCTATAATGGGAATAGAACATTAGCACTCAGAGGGGTAGAATGCCAACTTACGAATATCAGTGCGTCGCCTGCAACGACAGGTTTGAACGCTTTCAGAGGATGTCCGATCCTGCGGTAACGAATTGTCCCAAATGTGACGGGGCGGTTCGAAAAGTGATGCACGCGCCCGCTATCGCCTTCAAAGGGCCCGGCTTTTACGTGAACGACTACAAGAAGCCGAACCCCGCGTCAACGCCTCAGGTTGAATCAGCGGGGACTCCCACTCCTAAGTCCGGCGAGGCTTCCACGCCCGTTGAAGCTCCGAAAGCGGCCGTTCCGGCCACCGCTTCGGCTTGAGACGGGACCAATTGTGCCTCTACGGCACGTTTGCAGAACACAAAGAAAAATGCCAATATACGAGTACGAATGCACGGAATGCCGCGACCGCTTCGAGCGCCGGCAGCACATGACCGATCCGCCGGTCAGCGAATGTCCGGTGTGCGGCGGAGGTGTGCGGAAGGTGCTGCAGTCGTTTGCGGTATCGGTGAAAGCCGGGGGCAGGCCGGCGTCATCTCCGTGCGCGGACGGCGGTTGCCCATTCGCAGGGCAATGCGGCGTCAACTGAATAGCGCGGGGCTCCGGGAAATGGCGGACGCTCGGCGCGTAGTCGGTGTACGAACTGGGTTTCGGTGGCGGATATCTGTTAGAAGGTAATCTTTCAAGGAGAGTATCATGTTCAAGGAATTCAAGGAATTCATCGCGAAGGGCAACGTTCTGGACCTGGCGGTCGCCGTGCTGATTGGCGCCGCGTTCGGCAAGATCATCACTTCGTTCACCAGCGACATCCTGACCCCCATCATTGGCGCTTTCGGCAAGGCAGATTTCAGTGCACTCGCCATTCAGGTTGGCGCCGCGCAGATCAAGTACGGAATGTTCATCAACGCGGTGATTGACTTCCTCATCGTCGCGTGGGTCCTCTTCATGATCGTGAAGG is drawn from Armatimonadota bacterium and contains these coding sequences:
- the cysS gene encoding cysteine--tRNA ligase; protein product: MPLHITNSLTRTKQLFEPIEPGFVRMYVCGPTVYDSPHLGHAKSYIGFDVIVRYLRHAGYNVRYVQNITDVGHLTNEADDSGEDKIERRARSERLEPMQIVETYTREFFSAMDRLNVLRPDISPRASGHVPEIIGLCEILIERGWAYESDGNVYFDVAKWAAAGHYGKLSGRDLEDQESNTRGTVAEGKRHPSDFALWKKGTPEHIMRWPSPWGDGYPGWHVECSAMSMKYLGETIDIHGGGVENMFPHHEDEIAQSEAATGHPFVHYWVHNGSLKIDGVKMSKSLGNFITVTQALEKWPAEVLRLFFLSSHYRSMTDFSDEAIEAARKGYDRLTTALAHATRLAGDAEPAPSAVSEAAWERFRTAMDDDFNTPVAVSVLFELASEINKTAPGDNRGLAALRAALLQIGAVLGLTFETVSAVGDAGIERLMALILDMRQKARAEKDWGAADQIRDALKEAGIVVEDGPDGSIWRRS
- a CDS encoding FmdB family zinc ribbon protein; amino-acid sequence: MPTYEYQCVACNDRFERFQRMSDPAVTNCPKCDGAVRKVMHAPAIAFKGPGFYVNDYKKPNPASTPQVESAGTPTPKSGEASTPVEAPKAAVPATASA
- the mscL gene encoding large conductance mechanosensitive channel protein MscL; translated protein: MFKEFKEFIAKGNVLDLAVAVLIGAAFGKIITSFTSDILTPIIGAFGKADFSALAIQVGAAQIKYGMFINAVIDFLIVAWVLFMIVKAANKMKKPTEGPTPPETKDCPFCLSTIPAAATRCSACTSQL